CAGTACCGCTTGCGGTAGCAGTAACCCGTAAGCCACGACTACCATAAGGTCGGCATTGAGGTCGGCCAGCTGTTGTTTGGCTTCATCAGACTTGAAATTCTCAGGCTGGTAAACCGCAATATCATGCTCAACCGCGATATTTTTTACCGGGCTTGCTGTTAGCTTTTTGCCACGACCTGCAGGACGGTCAGGTTGGGTATAAACAGCGATAATCTCGTGCTCCGAAGACAACAACGCCGCCAAGTGACGGGCGGCGAAATCCGGAGTACCAGCAAAAACAATTTTCAAAGGTTTGCTCAAGGTACCTTCCTTCTTATAGTTAGCGGTTAGGCGTTTGCGTTTCTCTCGTTAAAGCGCTTAATCTTCGCAAGCTTGTCTTGGATGCGTTTGCGCTTTAATGGTGAAAGGTAGTCAACAAACAACTTGCCTTCTAGGTGATCAAGTTCATGCTGCACACAAATGGCCAGCAGGTCGTCGGCCTCAAAGGTGAACGCTTCACCGTCGCGGTTCAGTGCTTTGACTGTCACTTCAGCAGCTCGCGGCACTAAAGCGCGCGCACCGGGAACAGACAAACAACCTTCCTCGATACCGTCATCACCGCGTTTCTCAATGATTTCTGGGTTGATCAGAACCATAGGTTGGTCACGTGTATCGGAAACATCGATCACGACAATACGCTGGTGAACATCCACTTGCGTTGCGGCTAGGCCAATACCTTCTTCGTCGTACATGGTTTCAATCATGTCATCGACTAATTTTTGAATCTCAGGAGTCACCTTTTCTACCGGCTTTGCTACCGTGCGTAGGCGCTCATCTGGGAATGTTAATACTTGTAATACAGACATATACACTCGAAATGTTGAACTGTGCTGGATCAGGATAAACCTCGTTGGCTCAATTCTAGACATTTTATGCGCCAAATGACAGCATCAAAACGCTTTTGAACGGCCTGTGTTTCAGATTCATCCTTCTGTTTGATTGAGAAAAGAGTGACCTTTGTGAGCCAGTCTGGCGCACAGCGGCCCATTGAACCTTGACCTAGGCTCTCCCTGTTCTCCTCACTGGTGTCCCTTCGTCTATGTCTGAACACTCGCTTTCTGCCTGGCTTGCGCTCTATTTTACCCCCGGGATCGGCCCCAAAGCCTTTAATAAACTGCTCGCTCGCGATGCGCCAGAAAATATCGTCGCGTCGTCCGCAGCTGCCATGGAGGCGCTCGGGTTAACATTAAAGCAGCGAGAGTTCTTGCGTCATCAAGCTTTGGCTGAGGTGGCGTTGTGCTTGGAATGGCAGCAGGCAGCAACGGATCATCGAATTTTGCTGCAATCAGATAGTGACTATCCGCCGCAACTGCGCCAAGTGGCGGCCGCACCTGCAGTGCTGTTTGTCAAAGGCAGAGTGGAGACGCTGGCATTGCCTCAGTTGGCGATAGTTGGCAGCAGAAATGCCAGTGTCGATGCACTGAGCAGTGCGCGCAGTTTTGCAAAAGCGCTGGTGGAGCATCAACTGGCCGTGACCAGCGGGCTAGCGTTAGGGGTAGATGGTTATGCTCACGATGGGGCATTGCAAGCGAGTGGCACAACTTTGGCTGTGCTTGGGTGCGGACTCAATACGATTTATCCGGCGCGGCATCGCCAGTTAGCAGAACGGATCGTCGGCGCAGGCGGCGCGTTGATTTCTGAGTTCCATCCTAACGCTAAGCCCAAAGCGGATCACTTTCCACGTCGCAACCGAATCATCAGTGGCTTATCGCTTGGGGTGTTGGTGGTTGAAGCGGCGCAAAAGAGCGGCTCTTTAATCACGGCACGATATGCGCTTGAACAGGGTCGCGAGGTGTTTGCCCTGCCTGGCTCGGTGCACAACCCACAAGCAACAGGTTGTAACCTTTTGATAAAGCAAGGTGCATGCCTAGTGCTCAATATCGAAGACATCCTCAATGAGCTTGACTCGTTGCTTGATTGGTCAAATCAAACCCAACTGCCGCTTTTTGAACAAAAAATAGCAATCAAACAACAATTGCCATTTGCTTCACTGTTAGCTAACGTAGGAAGTAAGGCTACACCAGTTGATATTCTTGCAAACAGGACCAATATACCTGTGCAGGAAGTCATGATGCAGCTCTTGGAGCTTGAGCTTCAAGGGTATGTTGTTGCAGTTTCCGGTGGCTATATTCGTAAGGGGAGGGGCTAGCTATGATGATGGATATCCTAATGTATCTATTCGAGACTTACATCCATAGCGATGCAGAGTTACAGGTCAATCAAGATGAGCTAGAAGAAGAGCTTCTTCGCGCTGGCTTTCATCAAAAAGACATTTATAAAGCCCTTGTCTGGCTAGAAGAGCTAGCGGCACTGCAGCAAAGTGAAACTCACTCTGCAATTTCAGTGTGCAGCGCCTCAAACTCGACACGTATTTACACCGCGAAAGAGTGTGAACGTTTGAGTATCGAATGCCGTGGTTTTTTGACCTTTCTTGAACAAGTCAACGTGTTGACCACCGAGACTCGTGAAATGGTCATTGATCGCATTATGGGTTTAGAAACTGACGATTTTGAGCTCGATGACCTCAAGTGGATCGTGTTGATGGTGCTGTTTAATGTGCCAGGCAATGAAAACGCTTATACGCTAATGGAAGAGCTGCTGTATACCAAGGAACAAGGTATTCTGCACTAATCGCCAAGAGTCGATATGAGTAACAAAATAGACAGTCAACTGTTCTCAGCCCATGAGCATGCCTTAGAGCATCAGGCTTGTCCTAAGTGTCAGCAGGAGCAGCGCAACGGAGAGCTTCACCTGCGCCACGGCAAACATGGCCCTTTCTTGGGCTGTGATCAGTACCCGACGTGTGATTACATTAAGCCTCTGCACCAAAATGATGGTCACATCATTAAAGAGCTCGGTGTCGCTTGCCCGGAATGCGGCAATGAACTGGTGTTGCGACAGGGTCGTTATGGGATGTTTATAGGCTGCAGTCACTATCCCGAATGTCACCATATCGAGTCGATAGACCAACCTAAGCAACAACAGCAGCAACCTGAGCATCACCTTTGTCCAGAGTGTGGAAAAGGGCATTTGGTTGAGCGCAAGACTCGTTTCGGTAAACTGTTTTATGCTTGCGATAACTACCCTAAGTGTAAGTTTGCGGTCAATCAGCCCCCAGCTAAGGGCAACTGCGAGAAGTGTGGTTTTCCGCTGTTAGTCGAGAAGAAGCTCGCCAGTGGCGTAAAACGGCAGTGCGCCGAGCGGAAGTGTCACCACATCCAACAAGATTAAAAAAAACGGCGCATCGAGCGCCGTTTTTGCAATATATCAATGAACTGAATTACTCGGCAAAGCTTGCTGCAAACTCATGAACGGCAGGAAAGGCTTCTTTGTCTAACACATCAGCGAGTGCACACAGTTTGCGCTGCAGTTCTCCGCTGTAATCACCACACACATTGATATGCCCCATCTTGCGACCTGCTCGTTTCTCTTTGCCGTACCAGTGAATATGAACCCCATCCATTGCCAGTAGCGCTTCAGGTAAAGTGTCTTCGCCTAGGATGTTGATCATAGAGGTTTCTCGAATCAGTTTGGTGCTGCCCAATGGCAAACCACAAACGGCGCGCAGATGGTTTTCGAACTGGCAAGTTTCTGCGCCCTGTTGAGTCCAGTGACCTGAGTTATGTACCCGTGGCGCAATCTCATTAACCAGTAAAGTGCCATCGACATCAAAAAACTCCAGCGCCAACACGCCCACATACTCTAGATGCTCCGCCACGGCAGTGAACATGGTTTTCGCTTGCTGTTGCAGTTCGGTGTCTGCTATTGCTGTGGATAGAGTCAGCACGCCATTGGTGTGAACATTCTCTGCTAATGGATAAACGGCAACGCTACCATCTTTACCACGAGCACCGACGAGGGATACTTCACGGTTAAATGGCACAAACTCTTCAGCAACGATCGCTTGGGAGTCTGAGGCAGCAATGCACTCGGCCATTTCAGTCCATATCGCTTCCGCTTGATTGGAATCCTTTAGACGCCATTGGCCTTTGCCATCGTAACCACCCAGAGCACTTTTCAGTACCATTGGAATTCCGACGTGCTCAATTGCACGGTCAAAATCTTCACGCGTGTTGATCACAAAGTACTTTGCATTGCGAACGTCGGCGTCATCTAACAGCTGTTTTTCAATGCGGCGATCTCCACCGGCTTTGATGGCTTCCGTTGAAGGTAAAAACTTTCCACTTTGCTCACATACCGCAAGGATGTCGTGTGGAATATGCTCAAACTCAGCGGTAATGACATCTGCGCTCGCAATCGCACTCTCTAAACCATGACCAATCACAGCTTGAGTTAAAGGGTGGACGATATTTTTGCTACCCACATCGTAGGCTGAAATTTCGATATTCAGTGGCGCGCCAGCGAGTGACATCATACGAGCCAATTGGCCTGCACCTAGCACTAGAACATGCATCGATTAGTCCTCAGCTGGGTTTGGGTTAGCGAGAACCGTTTCCGTTTGCTCGGCGCGGAAAGCTTCAACTTTCGCCATCACAGTTTCATCATGAGTGCCAAGAATTTGCGCAGCTAAAATACCGGCGTTTGCCGCACCCGCTTCGCCGATAGCAAGCGTACCTACCGCAATACCTTTTGGCATTTGCACAATAGAGTATAGAGAATCAAGGCCGCTAAGTGCGCGAGATTGAACAGGAACACCCAGTACTGGTAATGAAGTAAACGCAGCAGCCATGCCCGGTAGGTGAGCTGCGCCGCCAGCACCAGCGATAATCACTTTAAGACCACGCTCTTTGGCGCAGGTGGCGTAGTCGGCAAGAAGCTGAGGGGTTCGGTGTGCTGACACCACTTTGGTTTCGTATTCAACACCAAACTTATCTAGCATGTCTGCCGCTAGTTTCATGGTTGGCCAATCTGATTTTGAACCCATAATGATCCCGACTTTCATCTCAAACTCCTTCAAAGCGAATAGCATAGTGAGCAAATATTTTGAGCGCATTATACGGGGATTTTACTCTTAAGCAAACGTTTGCGTGTGGTTTATATCGAACTCTATGGGCATGGAGGCAAGCCCTGACAATCGCATGGAGTTGTTGGCACTAATGCAACAGGATTGTGTCATCGGTTTGGTATTATGGTGAAGCAATTGGCTAGTAATGCTCTAGCAAAGCCGTTAACCTTTAACGGTAGCCGAGCGAACCGGATGCCATTGGTGACGCCAAACGCTCACAAGTATTAAGACAGGGATAACCCTGCGCAGTAAAGGAAATCGTATGTCAGCGATAGATAAGCAAGCGGTCAAGCAATTCTTGATGGCGCTACAAGATTCAATATGTCACCAACTCGAACAAGCCGACGGTCAGGCCCAGTTTGTGGAAGATGCTTGGCACCGAGAGCCTGGTGAAAAGCTCGGTGGTGGCGGTCGGACTCGCGTGATGAAAGAAGGTGCAGTGTTTGAACAAGGTGGCGTGAACTTTTCGCATGTTCAAGGCAAAGAAATGCCTGCGTCTGCCACTGCACATCGCCCTGAGTTGGCAGGACGCCGATTCGAAGCCATGGGTGTTTCTTTAGTGATGCACCCCAATAACCCATATGTGCCGACATCACATGCCAATGTACGTTTCTTTATCGCCGAAAAAGACGGAGAAGATCCTATCTGGTGGTTTGGTGGAGGCTTCGACTTAACGCCGTTCTATCCTTTTGAAGAAGATGCGCAGTATTGGCACAACACCGCCAAAGAATTATGTGCACCATTTGGTAGCCATGTGTATCCAGAACATAAAGCGTGGTGTGACCGATATTTCTATCTTCCGCACCGAGATGAGACTCGTGGGGTGGGCGGGCTATTTTTTGATGATCTCAATCAATGGCCATTTGATAAGTGTTTTGACTATATAAAAGCGGTCGGGGAAGGTTATACCCAAGCGTATTTGCCGATTGTTGAACGCCGTAAAGCGACGGAATTTGGTGAGCGTGAGCGTCAATTTCAGTTATATCGCCGCGGCCGTTATGTCGAGTTCAATTTAGTCTATGATCGAGGCACCTTATTTGGTTTGCAAAGTGGTGGGCGCACTGAGTCGATTTTAATGTCAATGCCGCCGCTGGCACGTTGGGAATACGCTTATCAAGTTGAGCCAGGTTCACCAGAAGCTGAACTCTACGATCACTACCTTAAGCCAAGGGATTGGTAACGCTTTCCTCCTTATAGAGATAGTGATAGGGTCAACTTAATCAAGTTGGCCTTTTTATTTTTTGCAGGTAAGGATATGACACAGCAAATAGACCGTTATGCCGTTTTTGGCAATCCCATCGGACATAGCAAGTCCCCTTTCATCCATACTCTATTTGCGCGTCAAACCAATCAGCCTCTTACCTATACAGCTGAACTCGCACCAGAGGGGGAGTTTACCCGTGCTGCTGAAACCTTCTTTGCCAATGGCGGCAAGGGTTGTAACGTCACGGTACCTTTCAAAGAGGACGCCTATCAGCTGGCCACCCGGCTCACCGAGCGAGCGCAATTGGCAGGAGCGGTAAACACACTAAAGAAACTGGATGATGGTGAAATCATTGGCGACAACACTGATGGAGAAGGCCTTGTTCAAGACTTGCTGCAATATCAAGTACCGCTCAAAGGCGCGCGTATTTTGCTGATTGGTGCCGGTGGTGCGGCGCGAGGAGTGATTAAGCCGCTGCTTGATCAGCAGCCGAGTGAAATCGTGATTACCAATCGAACGCTGTCAAAAGCTCAGCAGCTACAACAAATGTTCTCACCCTATGGTCATGTTCGTTCGGTCGCGATGTCAGAGATAAACGATGGCTTTGATGTGGTGATCAACTCCACCTCAGCCAGCCTGAGTGGTGAGCTGCCAGATATTTCCGCAGCGATTTTTACTGCGCACACCTATGCGTATGACATGATGTATGGCGCGGGGAACACCGCTTTTAATCAGTGGGCGTTGGATAATAACGTTGCTGCGGCTTACGATGGCTTAGGTATGTTAGTTGGCCAAGCGGCCGAAAGTTTTATGTTGTGGCGTGGACTTAGACCAGGCACCAAACAAATTTTGCGTGAGCTGCGCAAAAACTTAGAAGGAATGTAAGCCTTGAACCAATCGATACTATTTCCAGACATGCAAACTTGGCACGACGAAGCTCAAGTGATGAGCTTCCCAGCGCAGCAAAGTGGTGCGCTGATTGAGTGCATCGTTTCTAAGCAAGCGCTGGAAAACTTATCCGGACAAAGCATTTCTGATCAGCAGCAAGCTCTGGCGGTATTTGCCCAGTGCCGTTTTGATCTTGAGGAGCTTGCTGAAGGTTTAATAGAGGATGAGCAGTACAATAGTTCAGGCCAAATAGAAATTATGGCGTGATCTGATCGACTTGATGAAGATAGTCCTCTTTATTTTGCACATAGTTGTCCGCAGATTTCAGTAAGAACGCACGCTCCTTATCATTCAACGGGCGTGCTTGCTTGACTGGGCTACCAACATAAAGGTAACCACTTTCTAGAACCTTACCTGGTGGGACTAAGCTACCGGCACCTATCATTACCTCTTCTTCTATTACCGCAGCATCGAGCACTATCGCGCCCATACCGACCAAGACACGATCATGGATAGTGCATCCGTGTAACATGACTTTGTGGCCAATGGTCACGTCATTGCCAATGATAAGCGGATAGCCCTCAGGGTTTTCGGCATTTTTGTGCGTGACGTGAAGGACAGAGCCATCTTGTACGTTAGTCCGTTTGCCGATATGAATATGGTTAACATCACCGCGAGCAGCAACCAACGGCCAAATGCTCGAATCGTCGCTAATCTTAATATCTCCGACCAGCACAGAGCTACTATCTATATAGACACGTTGTCCGATTTGAGGGTGAATACCTTTATAACTGCGTAGAGAGCTCATTCCATCTCCTTATTTAGCGGGAACCTGACTACTTTAGAGCGAGAAAAGTGGCAAAAACAGGTCGTTTTGAATAGAAAATACGCAAACAACAAAAAAATCAAAAAAAACACCAAAAAGGGCTTGCCAATGTGATGGCGATCTCTATAATGCCCCCTCGCTGACACGGGAACGGTTCGAAAGACACCAAAGCCGATTCAGCAAGGTCAATTAGCCAAGCAAAGCGCTTGAAAAAAGTTTTAAAAAAGTGGTTGACACTAAACTTTATCTCGCTAAAATGACCGCCTCTTTGTGAGTGACATGAGTCACAAACAAGAAAGCTCTTTAACAATATAAACCTATCAATCTGTGTGGGCACTCGTTGATGATAATCCAAATAGTTTCTTCGGAAACAATTTAGGTTTCAATGAACTGAGTGACCATTTGAATGAGCAATCATTCGAGCACAGTCAATTCAAGTTTTCTAGGAACTAGCTTCTAGTCACTAGAAACTTATCAGTATTCATTGAGCCTCCCCTATTTATTTAGGGAATCAAAACTTTAAATTGAAGAGTTTGATCATGGCTCAGATTGAACGCTGGCGGCAGGCCTAACACATGCAAGTCGAGCGGAAACGAGTTAACTGAACCTTAGGGGGACGTTAACGGCGTCGAGCGGCGGACGGGTGAGTAATGCCTGGGAAATTGCCCTGATGTGGGGGATAACCATTGGAAACGATGGCTAATACCGCATAATAGCTTCGGCTCAAAGAGGGGGACCTTCGGGCCTCTCGCGTCAGGATATGCCCAGGTGGGATTAGCTAGTTGGTGAGGTAAGGGCTCACCAAGGCGACGATCCCTAGCTGGTCTGAGAGGATGATCAGCCACACTGGAACTGAGACACGGTCCAGACTCCTACGGGAGGCAGCAGTGGGGAATATTGCACAATGGGCGCAAGCCTGATGCAGCCATGCCGCGTGTATGAAGAAGGCCTTCGGGTTGTAAAGTACTTTCAGCAGTGAGGAAGGGGTGTACGTTAATAGCGTGCATCTTTGACGTTAGCTGCAGAAGAAGCACCGGCTAACTCCGTGCCAGCAGCCGCGGTAATACGGAGGGTGCGAGCGTTAATCGGAATTACTGGGCGTAAAGCGCATGCAGGTGGTTTGTTAAGTCAGATGTGAAAGCCCGGGGCTCAACCTCGGAATTGCATTTGAAACTGGCAGACTAGAGTACTGTAGAGGGGGGTAGAATTTCAGGTGTAGCGGTGAAATGCGTAGAGATCTGAAGGAATACCGGTGGCGAAGGCGGCCCCCTGGACAGATACTGACACTCAGATGCGAAAGCGTGGGGAGCAAACAGGATTAGATACCCTGGTAGTCCACGCCGTAAACGATGTCTACTTGGAGGTTGTGGCCTTGAGCCGTGGCTTTCGGAGCTAACGCGTTAAGTAGACCGCCTGGGGAGTACGGTCGCAAGATTAAAACTCAAATGAATTGACGGGGGCCCGCACAAGCGGTGGAGCATGTGGTTTAATTCGATGCAACGCGAAGAACCTTACCTACTCTTGACATCCTCAGAAGCTTGTAGAGATACGAGTGTGCCTTCGGGAACTGAGAGACAGGTGCTGCATGGCTGTCGTCAGCTCGTGTTGTGAAATGTTGGGTTAAGTCCCGCAACGAGCGCAACCCTTATCCTTGTTTGCCAGCACTTCGGGTGGGAACTCCAGGGAGACTGCCGGTGATAAACCGGAGGAAGGTGGGGACGACGTCAAGTCATCATGGCCCTTACGAGTAGGGCTACACACGTGCTACAATGGCGCATACAGAGGGCGGCCAACTTGCGAGAGTGAGCGAATCCCAAAAAGTGCGTCGTAGTCCGGATCGGAGTCTGCAACTCGACTCCGTGAAGTCGGAATCGCTAGTAATCGTGGATCAGAATGCCACGGTGAATACGTTCCCGGGCCTTGTACACACCGCCCGTCACACCATGGGAGTGGGCTGCAAAAGAAGTGGGTAGTTTAACCTTCGGGAGGACGCTCACCACTTTGTGGTTCATGACTGGGGTGAAGTCGTAACAAGGTAGCCCTAGGGGAACCTGGGGCTGGATCACCTCCTTATACGATGATTATCCAAGCAAGTGTCCACACAGATTGATGGTTTATGTAGTTTAAGAGATAAGAAGATATCCCAATATCTTCGACTTAGTGTCCCGTTCGTCTAGAGGCCTAGGACACCGCCCTTTCACGGCGGTAACAGGGGTTCGACTCCCCTACGGGATACCATTGGGTCGTTAGCTCAGTTGGTAGAGCAGTTGACTTTTAATCAATTGGTCGCAGGTTCGAATCCTGCACGACCCACCATTCTCTCCACGAGAATGAAAAAACAATGTGGGCGATTAGCTCAGTTGGGAGAGCACCTGCCTTACAAGCAGGGGGTCACTGGTTCGAGCCCGGTATCGCCCACCATTCTCTAAATGTTTTTGGATGTCTACTTCCAAACCACTTCAGTAAAACGTGCGTGGTTCGGGTTTTCGACCGTCTAAGAATCTTTAGAAAATGTACTTCCTCGTGAAGAAACATTGCTCTTTAACAATTTGGAAAGCTGACGAATAACAACAATCCCCATCTCTTTGAGATGCGTTGTTATTCAATTAAAAGTTCTCAAATCCTATTCTTTTGAATAGGTACCAACACACATTCAAGTGTTCTTGGAAACACCACAATTTATTGTGATGTTTATATTTGAGTCCGGCAAAATCGTGTCTCCATCATGTTTAAAAAATTGGAGACAACTTTGGTTGTTTGACTGTAAGACCCTTTGGGGTTGTATGGTTAAGTGACTAAGCGTACACGGTGGATGCCTTGGCAGTCAGAGGCGATGAAAG
The sequence above is drawn from the Vibrio sinaloensis genome and encodes:
- a CDS encoding DUF494 family protein gives rise to the protein MMMDILMYLFETYIHSDAELQVNQDELEEELLRAGFHQKDIYKALVWLEELAALQQSETHSAISVCSASNSTRIYTAKECERLSIECRGFLTFLEQVNVLTTETREMVIDRIMGLETDDFELDDLKWIVLMVLFNVPGNENAYTLMEELLYTKEQGILH
- a CDS encoding 5-(carboxyamino)imidazole ribonucleotide synthase, with translation MHVLVLGAGQLARMMSLAGAPLNIEISAYDVGSKNIVHPLTQAVIGHGLESAIASADVITAEFEHIPHDILAVCEQSGKFLPSTEAIKAGGDRRIEKQLLDDADVRNAKYFVINTREDFDRAIEHVGIPMVLKSALGGYDGKGQWRLKDSNQAEAIWTEMAECIAASDSQAIVAEEFVPFNREVSLVGARGKDGSVAVYPLAENVHTNGVLTLSTAIADTELQQQAKTMFTAVAEHLEYVGVLALEFFDVDGTLLVNEIAPRVHNSGHWTQQGAETCQFENHLRAVCGLPLGSTKLIRETSMINILGEDTLPEALLAMDGVHIHWYGKEKRAGRKMGHINVCGDYSGELQRKLCALADVLDKEAFPAVHEFAASFAE
- the aroE gene encoding shikimate dehydrogenase, with the translated sequence MTQQIDRYAVFGNPIGHSKSPFIHTLFARQTNQPLTYTAELAPEGEFTRAAETFFANGGKGCNVTVPFKEDAYQLATRLTERAQLAGAVNTLKKLDDGEIIGDNTDGEGLVQDLLQYQVPLKGARILLIGAGGAARGVIKPLLDQQPSEIVITNRTLSKAQQLQQMFSPYGHVRSVAMSEINDGFDVVINSTSASLSGELPDISAAIFTAHTYAYDMMYGAGNTAFNQWALDNNVAAAYDGLGMLVGQAAESFMLWRGLRPGTKQILRELRKNLEGM
- the dprA gene encoding DNA-processing protein DprA, with protein sequence MSEHSLSAWLALYFTPGIGPKAFNKLLARDAPENIVASSAAAMEALGLTLKQREFLRHQALAEVALCLEWQQAATDHRILLQSDSDYPPQLRQVAAAPAVLFVKGRVETLALPQLAIVGSRNASVDALSSARSFAKALVEHQLAVTSGLALGVDGYAHDGALQASGTTLAVLGCGLNTIYPARHRQLAERIVGAGGALISEFHPNAKPKADHFPRRNRIISGLSLGVLVVEAAQKSGSLITARYALEQGREVFALPGSVHNPQATGCNLLIKQGACLVLNIEDILNELDSLLDWSNQTQLPLFEQKIAIKQQLPFASLLANVGSKATPVDILANRTNIPVQEVMMQLLELELQGYVVAVSGGYIRKGRG
- a CDS encoding DNA topoisomerase family protein, with the protein product MSNKIDSQLFSAHEHALEHQACPKCQQEQRNGELHLRHGKHGPFLGCDQYPTCDYIKPLHQNDGHIIKELGVACPECGNELVLRQGRYGMFIGCSHYPECHHIESIDQPKQQQQQPEHHLCPECGKGHLVERKTRFGKLFYACDNYPKCKFAVNQPPAKGNCEKCGFPLLVEKKLASGVKRQCAERKCHHIQQD
- the def gene encoding peptide deformylase, whose protein sequence is MSVLQVLTFPDERLRTVAKPVEKVTPEIQKLVDDMIETMYDEEGIGLAATQVDVHQRIVVIDVSDTRDQPMVLINPEIIEKRGDDGIEEGCLSVPGARALVPRAAEVTVKALNRDGEAFTFEADDLLAICVQHELDHLEGKLFVDYLSPLKRKRIQDKLAKIKRFNERNANA
- the purE gene encoding 5-(carboxyamino)imidazole ribonucleotide mutase encodes the protein MKVGIIMGSKSDWPTMKLAADMLDKFGVEYETKVVSAHRTPQLLADYATCAKERGLKVIIAGAGGAAHLPGMAAAFTSLPVLGVPVQSRALSGLDSLYSIVQMPKGIAVGTLAIGEAGAANAGILAAQILGTHDETVMAKVEAFRAEQTETVLANPNPAED
- a CDS encoding gamma carbonic anhydrase family protein produces the protein MSSLRSYKGIHPQIGQRVYIDSSSVLVGDIKISDDSSIWPLVAARGDVNHIHIGKRTNVQDGSVLHVTHKNAENPEGYPLIIGNDVTIGHKVMLHGCTIHDRVLVGMGAIVLDAAVIEEEVMIGAGSLVPPGKVLESGYLYVGSPVKQARPLNDKERAFLLKSADNYVQNKEDYLHQVDQITP
- the hemF gene encoding oxygen-dependent coproporphyrinogen oxidase; this translates as MSAIDKQAVKQFLMALQDSICHQLEQADGQAQFVEDAWHREPGEKLGGGGRTRVMKEGAVFEQGGVNFSHVQGKEMPASATAHRPELAGRRFEAMGVSLVMHPNNPYVPTSHANVRFFIAEKDGEDPIWWFGGGFDLTPFYPFEEDAQYWHNTAKELCAPFGSHVYPEHKAWCDRYFYLPHRDETRGVGGLFFDDLNQWPFDKCFDYIKAVGEGYTQAYLPIVERRKATEFGERERQFQLYRRGRYVEFNLVYDRGTLFGLQSGGRTESILMSMPPLARWEYAYQVEPGSPEAELYDHYLKPRDW
- a CDS encoding DUF1488 domain-containing protein — translated: MNQSILFPDMQTWHDEAQVMSFPAQQSGALIECIVSKQALENLSGQSISDQQQALAVFAQCRFDLEELAEGLIEDEQYNSSGQIEIMA